Proteins encoded in a region of the Paenibacillus pedocola genome:
- a CDS encoding response regulator transcription factor, producing MFSILIVEDDLKLAQLLQSYVEKYGYRAEAVQEFDRVMEVFQSIRPDLVLLDVNLPRYDGYYWCRQIRTVSTCPILFISARDGKMEQVMALENGADDYIAKPFDYEVVMAKIKSQLRRAYGSYALSKRERTVECAGLVLYPERLELTLSGKTVDLSHKESLLIETLMENSSKVVSRDYLLDKLWNSQQLVDDNTLNVNITRIRKKLSELGVEEALETVRGAGYKLRPFWREES from the coding sequence ATGTTTAGTATCCTGATTGTAGAAGACGATCTCAAGCTGGCGCAGCTGCTTCAATCCTATGTGGAGAAATACGGGTATCGGGCTGAAGCGGTCCAGGAGTTCGACCGGGTTATGGAGGTGTTCCAGAGCATTCGTCCGGATCTCGTGCTGCTGGACGTCAATCTGCCCCGTTACGACGGCTACTACTGGTGCAGGCAAATCCGGACGGTCTCTACCTGCCCGATTCTGTTCATCTCCGCCCGCGACGGCAAGATGGAGCAGGTTATGGCGCTGGAGAACGGGGCGGACGATTATATCGCCAAGCCCTTCGATTATGAAGTGGTCATGGCCAAGATTAAGAGCCAGCTTCGCCGTGCTTACGGCTCATACGCCCTGAGCAAGAGGGAACGGACCGTGGAATGCGCAGGACTCGTGCTCTATCCCGAAAGGCTTGAGCTGACCTTATCCGGCAAAACCGTAGATCTCAGTCATAAAGAATCGTTGCTGATCGAAACACTGATGGAAAACAGCTCCAAGGTGGTCAGCCGCGACTATCTTCTGGACAAACTGTGGAACAGTCAACAGTTAGTTGACGACAACACGCTTAATGTCAATATCACACGGATCCGCAAAAAATTATCCGAGCTCGGCGTTGAAGAAGCGCTGGAAACCGTGCGGGGAGCCGGATATAAACTGCGGCCTTTTTGGAGGGAGGAGTCATGA
- a CDS encoding ABC transporter ATP-binding protein produces the protein MTTILRTWDLTKVYEGKEAVNNVNMNIKQGEIYGFLGPNGAGKTTVMKMMTNLVKPTAGEIEFFGEKMTERSYEMLKRMGCIIEYPVFYDKLTAKENLELHGEYMGYYDPKAMKEALELVKLTGIDKKPVKQFSLGMKQRLGIARAVMTKPELLILDEPINGLDPLGIKELREVFRMLSREYGMTLLISSHILGEIEQIADTIGLIRDGVLLEEVAMDTIRSRDTDYIELVTDESTKAVYVLTHTLGLGNIKVIGPRTVRIYDPIPQLELSKALTAANVELESLNKKHHSLEDYFVELMGGEVVA, from the coding sequence ATGACAACCATACTACGGACATGGGACTTAACCAAGGTTTACGAGGGCAAGGAAGCCGTGAATAACGTGAATATGAACATTAAGCAGGGTGAGATTTACGGCTTTTTGGGACCGAACGGGGCCGGCAAAACAACCGTGATGAAAATGATGACCAATCTGGTCAAACCGACTGCGGGCGAGATTGAATTTTTCGGCGAAAAGATGACTGAGCGTTCTTACGAGATGCTCAAGCGTATGGGCTGTATTATAGAATATCCGGTGTTCTATGATAAGCTGACGGCCAAAGAAAACCTGGAGCTGCACGGAGAGTATATGGGCTACTATGACCCCAAAGCGATGAAGGAAGCGTTGGAGCTGGTGAAGCTTACAGGCATCGACAAAAAGCCAGTCAAGCAGTTCTCTCTGGGAATGAAGCAGCGTCTGGGCATTGCTAGAGCCGTGATGACGAAGCCGGAGCTGCTGATCCTGGATGAGCCGATCAACGGGCTGGACCCGCTGGGGATTAAGGAGCTGCGCGAGGTATTCCGCATGCTGAGCCGTGAATACGGGATGACACTGCTGATCTCCAGCCACATCCTGGGTGAAATTGAACAGATCGCCGATACGATCGGCCTCATCCGCGATGGGGTGTTACTGGAAGAAGTCGCAATGGATACGATCCGCAGCCGGGATACCGACTATATTGAGCTGGTTACAGATGAGAGCACGAAGGCGGTATATGTGCTGACACACACGCTGGGCCTGGGCAACATCAAAGTGATAGGTCCCCGCACGGTCCGGATCTACGACCCGATCCCGCAGCTTGAGCTGAGCAAGGCACTCACAGCGGCTAATGTGGAGCTGGAAAGTCTGAACAAGAAACATCATTCGCTGGAAGATTATTTTGTAGAACTGATGGGGGGTGAAGTCGTTGCTTAA
- a CDS encoding alpha/beta hydrolase family protein gives MRLFELLLFLSNIGLFALTVLLTKGRRRIPVFVASGIATLLLFIHWTVEGYRVQLLFPYCITLLFLAVSGYSFFKKNGPRKIPRFMLGAAYTAIAVMLAVTAVLMYAFPVFKLPEPTGEFKVGTHTFHFVDTHRKETFGENSEDHRELMVQVWYPAQAGTAKYAPFIPEPRILRYMAADYGLPGFTFGHLRYVSSHTYSEAEASSAQTSYPLILANPGNGSSRFLHTSQAEYLASHGYIVAVIDHTYNTFATEFPDGRITTSTTNDLFSPDDDYRTGREIRDKLGKVLTGDVAFALDQFGLIQSGQIPSHLQGKIDLGHVGVFGHSIGGATAYDAAYDPRIAVGIDLDGGLYRLRDREGLRKPFLFINSESYSEKLIRVMDNRVYTDAELKHMGSTREWEDQVTEDKKLELERMRETVDAGGQVLYIENTEHLNFTNVQFISPVFKMLGITGKIEPERADSVINAYMLDFFDMYLKNQGGILMKGPDSRFPEVKFVNSLY, from the coding sequence ATGAGACTGTTTGAACTGTTGCTTTTTTTATCAAACATCGGCTTGTTTGCATTAACAGTCCTATTAACAAAAGGGCGGCGTAGAATTCCAGTATTCGTTGCAAGCGGGATCGCTACACTTTTACTGTTCATTCATTGGACGGTGGAAGGATACAGAGTTCAGCTATTGTTCCCATATTGTATAACGCTCCTTTTTTTAGCGGTTTCAGGTTATAGCTTTTTTAAGAAAAACGGCCCCAGAAAAATTCCGCGATTCATGTTGGGTGCAGCTTATACCGCTATTGCGGTAATGCTGGCCGTAACAGCGGTTCTCATGTATGCTTTTCCTGTATTTAAACTACCTGAACCGACAGGCGAATTTAAGGTAGGAACGCATACTTTTCATTTCGTGGATACCCATAGGAAAGAGACTTTCGGCGAAAACAGTGAGGATCATAGAGAATTAATGGTTCAGGTATGGTATCCGGCTCAAGCCGGCACCGCCAAGTATGCTCCCTTTATTCCTGAACCCCGGATTTTACGTTATATGGCCGCGGACTATGGACTTCCCGGGTTTACTTTTGGGCACCTGAGGTACGTATCCAGTCATACTTATTCAGAGGCCGAAGCCTCTTCAGCACAGACTTCATACCCGCTGATCCTTGCGAATCCGGGCAATGGCTCCTCCAGGTTCCTCCACACGTCGCAAGCCGAATATCTCGCAAGTCACGGATATATCGTGGCAGTCATCGACCACACCTACAATACATTTGCCACCGAGTTTCCGGACGGGCGAATCACGACCAGCACAACCAACGACTTATTCTCCCCCGACGATGATTACCGGACAGGAAGAGAAATTCGCGACAAGCTGGGAAAAGTCTTAACCGGGGATGTGGCGTTTGCACTGGACCAATTCGGGCTCATCCAATCGGGGCAGATTCCAAGTCATTTGCAAGGGAAGATTGATCTCGGTCATGTCGGGGTGTTCGGTCATTCCATCGGCGGAGCGACGGCTTATGACGCTGCTTACGATCCGCGGATCGCGGTTGGCATAGACCTTGATGGAGGGCTTTACCGGCTGCGTGACAGAGAGGGTCTGCGAAAGCCATTTTTGTTCATTAACTCGGAAAGCTATTCCGAAAAATTAATAAGGGTGATGGATAACCGGGTCTACACGGATGCAGAGCTTAAGCATATGGGCTCAACTAGAGAGTGGGAGGACCAAGTCACGGAAGATAAAAAGCTGGAGCTTGAACGGATGCGTGAAACAGTTGACGCAGGGGGGCAAGTCCTATATATCGAAAATACGGAGCATTTAAATTTTACTAACGTACAGTTCATTTCACCGGTTTTCAAAATGCTGGGCATTACAGGAAAGATTGAGCCCGAAAGAGCGGACTCCGTTATTAATGCCTATATGCTGGATTTCTTCGACATGTATCTGAAAAATCAAGGCGGAATCTTAATGAAGGGACCGGATAGCCGCTTCCCGGAGGTGAAGTTCGTAAATTCACTATATTAA
- a CDS encoding phosphodiester glycosidase family protein, with protein sequence MTQMGKKKTLSFKQKIGIGILVFLLVVGGVVYKLADRYLIEHVEVVVADEAASSDSTSGTAGTNATTTTTATTATTAAEVNATSDDWSYSSDDIQIKIDEVQTGSGSDQITYFVADVVLKNSSSLRSAFADNSFGTNITEVTSEIAASNDALFAINGDYYGFREDGVIIRNGTVYRDDPVRDAMALFEDGTMQTYNEEEISSSELLAQGVTNTLSFGPILIQDGQITSDFSNVKIDTNFGNRSIQNANPRTAIGMIAPNHYVFVVVDGRNEGYSRGMTLTELADLMQDLGATEAYNLDGGGSSTMYFMGRVVNNPQGKNQERGVSDILYIKE encoded by the coding sequence ATGACACAAATGGGCAAAAAGAAAACCCTGAGCTTCAAACAAAAAATAGGGATTGGTATTTTAGTATTTCTGCTGGTGGTTGGCGGAGTGGTATATAAGCTGGCAGACCGTTACTTAATCGAGCATGTAGAAGTCGTTGTAGCTGATGAAGCAGCTTCGTCAGACAGTACAAGCGGTACAGCCGGCACCAATGCCACTACTACCACGACTGCCACAACTGCCACGACTGCCGCTGAGGTTAATGCCACTTCAGATGACTGGAGCTACAGTAGCGACGATATCCAGATCAAGATCGACGAGGTGCAGACCGGATCCGGATCCGACCAGATCACTTACTTTGTCGCTGATGTCGTGCTTAAGAATTCCAGCAGCCTGCGTTCCGCTTTTGCCGACAACAGCTTTGGCACGAACATCACAGAGGTGACCTCGGAGATTGCCGCCAGCAACGATGCGCTGTTCGCGATCAACGGCGATTACTACGGCTTCCGTGAAGACGGCGTGATTATCCGTAACGGCACGGTGTACCGGGATGATCCGGTGCGGGACGCGATGGCGCTGTTCGAGGACGGGACGATGCAGACCTATAACGAGGAAGAGATTTCTTCGTCCGAGCTGCTGGCGCAAGGGGTTACCAATACACTCTCGTTCGGTCCGATTCTGATTCAGGACGGCCAGATTACCAGTGATTTCAGCAATGTCAAAATCGACACCAACTTCGGCAACCGCTCGATCCAAAATGCGAATCCGCGGACGGCGATCGGGATGATCGCCCCGAACCATTATGTATTTGTTGTGGTTGACGGGCGCAACGAAGGCTACAGCCGCGGAATGACACTCACCGAGCTTGCAGATCTGATGCAGGATCTCGGTGCCACAGAAGCCTACAACCTCGACGGCGGCGGTTCATCCACCATGTATTTCATGGGACGGGTCGTCAACAACCCGCAGGGCAAAAACCAGGAACGCGGTGTCAGCGACATACTTTATATTAAGGAGTGA
- a CDS encoding sensor histidine kinase has translation MIILFSGGLVLLLLVILWQYLRLREHGRQLEYIHSKLESIMDRGSHERLLLFNSDPALQKLLASLNSLLDVNHKGAVEMAKQEQSMRHMLANISHDLKTPLTVVLGYIETLLQDDSMPAEERERMLRTIHAKAEEVITLMNRFFDLAKLESGDKDIPLTKVEIGELCRRNILSFYELLSAKGSEVQIDIPDEPLYIMGNEEALDRVLGNLLSNAISYGDAGGVLGLRLYSQADKVCIEVWDKGKGIAEDHQDKIFERLYTLEDSRNRTYQGSGLGLTITKRLTEQMNGTIKLTSKPYIRTSFTLSFRRLDF, from the coding sequence ATGATTATTCTGTTTAGCGGGGGGCTTGTGCTGCTCCTGCTTGTCATCCTGTGGCAATATTTGCGGCTGCGGGAGCACGGACGCCAGCTGGAGTACATTCATTCCAAGCTGGAGAGTATCATGGACCGGGGCTCGCACGAGAGGCTGCTTCTGTTCAACAGTGATCCTGCGCTGCAAAAGTTGCTTGCGAGTCTCAACTCGCTGCTGGATGTCAATCACAAGGGTGCGGTGGAGATGGCCAAGCAGGAGCAATCCATGCGCCATATGCTGGCCAACATTTCCCATGATCTCAAGACCCCGCTGACAGTAGTGCTCGGCTATATTGAGACGCTGCTTCAGGATGATTCCATGCCTGCTGAGGAGCGGGAGAGGATGCTGCGGACGATTCATGCCAAAGCGGAAGAAGTGATTACGCTGATGAACCGTTTTTTTGATCTGGCTAAGCTGGAGTCAGGTGACAAGGACATTCCGCTGACCAAGGTGGAGATCGGTGAATTGTGCCGCCGCAATATTCTGTCTTTCTATGAACTTCTCAGCGCTAAAGGCAGCGAAGTGCAAATCGATATTCCGGATGAGCCCCTGTACATCATGGGTAATGAAGAGGCGCTGGACCGGGTGCTCGGCAATCTGTTGTCCAATGCTATTTCCTACGGCGACGCCGGCGGGGTGCTCGGTCTGCGCCTGTACAGTCAAGCGGACAAGGTCTGCATAGAAGTATGGGACAAGGGGAAGGGCATTGCGGAAGACCATCAGGATAAAATCTTCGAGCGGCTGTACACCCTGGAGGACTCGCGTAACCGGACATATCAGGGCAGCGGGCTAGGCCTCACGATCACCAAAAGACTGACCGAGCAGATGAACGGCACCATCAAACTGACCAGCAAACCCTACATTAGAACATCTTTTACCCTGTCTTTCCGCCGACTGGATTTTTAA
- a CDS encoding ABC transporter permease: MKSLLKLIRLEMRKNKINLLRAVLITDLVILFFMILIAFTGIDDTGEFITYADVFDGVHIFVKITFLIFGSVLISKLVIDEYKNNTVTLLFMYPIPRKKLMAAKLIIVSLFILITVFVSNVLISAALVGFNHYIKDAITGEVTLKLITSQITMAASDAVYSAGIGLIPLFFGLRKKSVPATIVSAILIASALSSDFGQFRLGNQVGVSLFLGLVGVAVAYLSIRKIEHQDIA, translated from the coding sequence GTGAAGTCGTTGCTTAAACTAATCCGGCTTGAAATGCGCAAAAATAAAATCAACCTGCTCCGGGCTGTGCTGATCACCGATCTGGTGATTCTGTTCTTTATGATTCTTATTGCATTCACAGGAATAGACGATACCGGCGAATTCATTACCTATGCCGATGTATTTGATGGTGTGCATATATTTGTAAAAATTACGTTTCTGATTTTCGGTTCTGTTCTGATCAGCAAGCTGGTCATTGATGAGTATAAAAATAACACGGTGACTTTACTCTTTATGTACCCTATCCCTCGCAAAAAGCTGATGGCAGCCAAACTAATTATCGTGTCGTTATTCATCCTGATTACCGTCTTCGTCTCCAATGTGCTGATAAGTGCTGCTCTCGTCGGCTTCAATCACTACATCAAGGATGCTATCACGGGAGAAGTGACACTGAAGCTGATTACGTCGCAGATTACTATGGCTGCTTCGGATGCGGTATATTCAGCAGGGATAGGGCTGATTCCGTTGTTCTTCGGACTACGCAAAAAGTCAGTACCGGCCACTATCGTGTCCGCCATCCTGATCGCAAGCGCCTTATCCTCCGACTTCGGTCAGTTCCGGCTGGGCAACCAGGTAGGCGTCTCCTTATTTCTCGGACTGGTTGGTGTGGCTGTTGCTTATCTGTCCATCCGCAAAATTGAGCATCAGGACATTGCATGA
- a CDS encoding DUF4362 domain-containing protein: MRMSRISSRGRLPKIRKISEIRLALLTVLTGLLLMLALSGCSLLHQEKAGGPLSHEINEQEDVVYSHGYKIKNLDRLDDFMERRSGSLRVIQYTMEGGPIFQELRYKGGKLVIAYDTTEDDFGPKETGTFVCTALNREDESTVLKYTLTGCEGEYPETALLWIGFELSEMDDFGFVLKYGVNLRNEINTIQEKLVKDLQDGTVAEADHLKLSHEQLQKIFRELVLANYMQDKTLTGSCNIKPSVSYELQIDINNHEQQFAWSECDQSADGKEMTALARYIIGMVQEEKLYKELPDIRGYYE, translated from the coding sequence ATGCGCATGTCACGAATCAGCTCAAGGGGACGATTGCCGAAGATCAGGAAGATTTCAGAAATTCGCTTGGCTCTGTTGACTGTTCTGACCGGGCTGCTGCTGATGCTCGCCTTATCAGGCTGTTCCCTGCTCCATCAGGAAAAGGCGGGTGGTCCTCTCAGCCATGAGATCAACGAACAAGAGGATGTTGTCTACTCTCACGGCTATAAGATTAAGAATCTGGACCGGCTGGATGACTTCATGGAGCGGCGAAGCGGAAGCCTGCGGGTGATACAGTACACCATGGAGGGTGGCCCGATTTTTCAGGAACTGCGGTATAAGGGCGGCAAGCTGGTTATTGCCTATGACACGACGGAAGACGATTTTGGCCCTAAAGAGACAGGGACATTTGTTTGTACAGCACTTAACCGCGAGGATGAGAGTACAGTGCTGAAATACACGCTGACGGGCTGCGAGGGGGAATACCCGGAAACGGCGCTGCTATGGATTGGGTTCGAGCTGTCAGAGATGGATGATTTCGGATTTGTGCTGAAGTACGGGGTGAACCTCAGAAACGAGATCAATACCATTCAGGAGAAGCTGGTAAAAGATCTCCAGGACGGCACTGTTGCTGAGGCGGATCACTTAAAGCTGTCTCATGAGCAGCTGCAGAAGATTTTCCGGGAGCTTGTGCTGGCCAATTATATGCAGGACAAAACATTAACCGGATCCTGCAACATCAAGCCGTCTGTGAGCTATGAGCTGCAAATAGACATTAATAATCATGAGCAGCAGTTTGCGTGGAGCGAATGTGACCAGAGCGCAGACGGTAAGGAAATGACAGCACTGGCGCGGTACATCATCGGCATGGTGCAGGAGGAGAAGCTCTATAAAGAGCTGCCGGACATCAGAGGCTATTATGAATGA
- a CDS encoding SpoVR family protein produces the protein MPQEDEIKALERAIAEITEIATGFGLDFYPMRYEICPADIIYTFGAYGMPTRFGHWSFGKTFHKMKSQYDFGLSKIYELVINSNPCYAFLLDGNSLIQNKLIVAHVLAHCDFFKNNMRFSMSNRDMVESMSATADRIAGYSVTYGIDTVESFIDSVLAIQEHIDPSLIQPRKLGKTHLLEAKMKEHKDAPAGGAAEENAYSELWKLDQAQAGPAAPDAAGKRTFPPEPEKDIVWFIQQYSTTLEDWQRDIMTMLRDEMLYFWPQMETKIMNEGWASYWHQRIMRELDLTPEETIEYSKLNSSVVQPSRQSLNPYYLGLKIFEDIERRWDRDKIFEVRELDSDISFIRSYLSKQLVNDLDLYVFEKKGPEWKITDKAWENVRDQLVLARVNGGSPYLVVQDADYERNGELMIAHRYESIELDLKYLERTLPHIYALWGRTVHLQTVVEDKKALFTYDGKKVQRKFL, from the coding sequence ATGCCTCAAGAAGATGAGATAAAAGCACTGGAGCGGGCGATTGCCGAGATCACGGAGATCGCTACCGGGTTCGGGCTCGATTTCTACCCGATGCGTTATGAAATATGCCCCGCCGATATTATTTATACCTTCGGTGCCTACGGGATGCCGACCCGGTTCGGACACTGGAGCTTTGGTAAAACCTTTCATAAGATGAAGTCGCAATATGACTTCGGACTCAGCAAAATTTACGAGCTCGTCATTAACTCCAATCCCTGCTATGCCTTTCTGCTGGACGGCAACTCACTGATCCAGAATAAGCTGATCGTCGCCCACGTCCTGGCGCACTGCGATTTCTTCAAAAACAATATGCGCTTCTCCATGTCCAACCGTGATATGGTTGAGAGCATGTCTGCCACAGCCGACCGGATAGCCGGATATTCGGTGACCTACGGGATTGATACCGTGGAGAGCTTCATCGACTCGGTGCTGGCAATTCAGGAGCATATCGACCCCAGCCTGATCCAGCCGCGCAAGCTGGGCAAAACCCACCTGCTGGAAGCCAAAATGAAGGAGCACAAGGATGCCCCGGCAGGCGGAGCCGCTGAGGAGAATGCCTACAGCGAGCTCTGGAAGCTGGATCAGGCCCAAGCCGGACCTGCAGCGCCCGATGCAGCCGGAAAACGCACCTTCCCGCCAGAGCCGGAGAAGGATATTGTCTGGTTCATCCAGCAGTATTCGACGACGCTGGAGGATTGGCAGCGCGACATTATGACCATGCTGCGGGACGAAATGCTCTATTTCTGGCCGCAGATGGAGACGAAGATCATGAACGAAGGCTGGGCCTCCTACTGGCATCAGCGCATCATGCGCGAGCTGGACCTGACTCCTGAGGAGACGATTGAGTACTCGAAGCTAAATTCGTCGGTGGTGCAGCCTTCACGCCAGAGTCTGAACCCTTACTACCTGGGCCTCAAAATCTTCGAGGACATCGAACGCCGCTGGGACCGTGACAAAATCTTCGAGGTCCGCGAGCTCGACTCCGACATCTCGTTTATCCGCAGCTACCTGTCCAAACAACTGGTTAACGACCTTGACCTCTATGTGTTCGAGAAAAAAGGCCCGGAATGGAAAATCACCGACAAAGCCTGGGAAAATGTGCGCGACCAGCTCGTGCTGGCCCGGGTCAACGGCGGCTCTCCCTACCTGGTTGTCCAGGATGCCGACTACGAGCGCAATGGCGAGCTGATGATCGCCCACCGCTACGAGAGCATTGAGCTGGATCTGAAATACCTGGAGCGTACCCTCCCGCACATTTATGCCCTCTGGGGCCGCACCGTCCACCTGCAAACCGTTGTCGAAGACAAAAAAGCCCTTTTTACCTATGACGGCAAAAAGGTGCAGCGGAAGTTTTTGTAG
- a CDS encoding response regulator transcription factor codes for MQQRVLLIEDDEDISRMVSSYLAKEGYEVDTAFDGEAAERKILGGTAYALVLLDLMLPKRSGMDVLQTIRAGSLVPVLIMSAKDSDVDKALGLGFGADDYITKPFSMIELAARVKAAIRRAGYAAAGAKADEAVTSNEQGKVILLRGLTVNLDTFSALKDGDEVKLTAKEFHILKLFAANPGRVFTKAQIYSLVWEDDYYGDENVINVHMRRLREKIEDDPSHPEYIKTLWGIGYKLGDVLL; via the coding sequence GTGCAACAGCGTGTGCTGCTAATCGAAGATGATGAAGATATAAGCAGAATGGTAAGCTCGTATTTGGCAAAAGAAGGCTATGAAGTAGATACGGCATTCGACGGGGAAGCGGCAGAACGGAAGATTCTCGGCGGCACAGCCTATGCTCTAGTGCTGCTGGATCTGATGCTGCCGAAGCGCAGCGGTATGGATGTGCTTCAGACGATCCGTGCCGGAAGTCTGGTGCCGGTGCTGATAATGTCGGCTAAGGACAGTGATGTGGACAAGGCACTCGGACTTGGTTTTGGTGCGGATGATTATATCACCAAGCCGTTCTCGATGATTGAGCTGGCGGCCCGGGTAAAGGCGGCAATCCGCCGGGCGGGTTATGCAGCAGCCGGTGCCAAAGCAGATGAAGCTGTGACGTCCAATGAACAGGGAAAGGTCATTCTGCTGCGCGGCCTGACGGTGAACCTGGACACGTTCTCAGCGCTGAAGGATGGGGATGAGGTCAAGCTGACCGCCAAGGAGTTTCATATCCTGAAGCTATTCGCCGCGAATCCGGGCAGAGTGTTCACGAAGGCGCAGATTTACAGCCTGGTCTGGGAAGATGATTACTATGGGGATGAGAATGTCATTAACGTACATATGCGCAGACTGCGGGAGAAGATCGAGGATGATCCTTCCCATCCGGAGTACATCAAAACGCTATGGGGCATCGGTTATAAGCTGGGGGATGTGCTGTTATGA
- a CDS encoding bifunctional glycosyltransferase family 2/GtrA family protein: MITILIPAYEPDERLLDLIIKLQDYQLGSIVIVDDGSGPAYRGLFQTAEAFGCDVLTHSVNLGKGQALKTGFKYIQEARLPGYVVCADSDGQHLPHDIKRIADILLNQPTPGIVLGSRRFSGKIPLRSRFGNSVTRGVFSLTTGTKIYDTQTGLRGFSPSMLGWLCQIPGDRFEYEMNMLLTAHKEGYKITEEFIDTVYLDHNKSSHFRPLVDSFRIYLPILMFSTSSLLSGLLDFTLLFLFQSLTHNLFLSVAAARLCSSVFNYSVNRKYVFTGGKKSRLQSLPKYFSLVILVLLFNYGLLYFYNEQLIIPLVAAKILTEISIFLFSYWAQRKFVY; the protein is encoded by the coding sequence ATGATAACTATACTAATTCCTGCGTATGAACCAGACGAACGGCTGCTGGATTTGATTATCAAGCTGCAAGATTATCAGCTCGGCTCCATTGTCATTGTGGATGACGGCAGCGGCCCGGCTTACCGCGGACTCTTCCAGACTGCTGAAGCCTTTGGCTGCGATGTCCTGACTCATTCGGTCAATCTCGGAAAAGGACAGGCTCTAAAGACCGGCTTCAAGTATATTCAGGAGGCCAGACTGCCCGGCTATGTAGTCTGCGCAGACAGCGACGGGCAGCATCTGCCCCATGACATCAAGCGGATTGCTGATATCCTGCTGAACCAGCCCACCCCCGGGATTGTGCTGGGCAGCCGCCGCTTCAGCGGAAAGATTCCGCTGCGCAGCCGCTTTGGAAACTCGGTGACAAGAGGGGTTTTCTCCCTCACCACAGGCACGAAAATCTATGATACCCAGACCGGCCTGCGCGGCTTCTCCCCCTCCATGCTGGGTTGGCTCTGCCAGATTCCGGGGGACCGGTTCGAGTACGAAATGAATATGCTGCTGACCGCCCACAAGGAGGGCTATAAAATCACTGAAGAGTTCATTGATACCGTGTATCTTGACCACAATAAATCGTCCCATTTCCGGCCGCTTGTCGACTCTTTCCGGATCTATCTGCCGATTCTGATGTTCAGCACCTCTTCGCTGCTGTCCGGCCTGCTCGACTTCACGCTGCTGTTCCTGTTCCAGAGTCTCACCCATAACCTGTTCCTGTCCGTAGCCGCTGCGAGATTATGCAGCTCGGTCTTCAACTACTCCGTCAACCGTAAATATGTCTTCACCGGCGGCAAGAAGTCAAGGCTCCAATCTTTGCCTAAATACTTCTCTCTCGTAATCCTCGTGCTGCTGTTCAATTACGGGCTGCTCTACTTCTATAATGAGCAGCTGATCATCCCGCTGGTCGCGGCTAAGATCCTTACCGAAATTTCGATCTTCCTGTTCAGTTACTGGGCACAGCGGAAGTTTGTGTACTGA